The Atlantibacter hermannii genomic interval CCGCCCAGCAATTCCGGCAGCACCGGGCCATAGGTGTTAAGCGCATTTTGCGACGCTTTACGGGTCGCGATTTTCGCTGGCTCGGCCTGCAATTTTTTGATGTACGCCGTGGTCGTTTCCTGCCACTTGTCCGGCATACCGCCGCTCATGCGGCGCTCAAATTCCGCAGCCAGTTCCGGGTACGCTTTTTTATAGGCGGCGAATTTTTCATTCCATGCCTGTTCGGCTTTTTCACCGGCTTCGCGGGCATCCCACTTCTGATAAATCTCTTTCGGGATTTCGAACGGCGGAGAGTTCCAGCCCAGCTGTTTACGCGCCAGCGCCACTTCCTCTTCGCCCAGTGCCGCGCCGTGAGACTCTTCCTTTACCGGCTTTATTCGGCGAACCGAAACCGATGATGGTGCGGCACATAATCAGCGACGGTTTATCCGTGACCGCTTTCGCCTCTTCAATCGCTTTCTTCACTGCGTCAGGGTTGTGACCGTCGATATCCGGGATCACATGCCAGTGATAGGCTTTCAAAGCGCTTCGCGGTATCATCGCTAAACCAGCCTTCGGTTTCGCCGTCGATAGAGATGCCGTTGTGATCGTAAAGCCGATCAGCTTGCCCAGTCCCAGGGTGCCCGCCAGCGAGCAAACTTTCATGGGAAATCCCTTCCATCAGACAGCCGTCGCCCATAAACACCCAGGTGTAGTGGGTCAACGATCTCGTGATCCGGCTGGTTAAACTGCGCCGCAAGAGTGCGTTCAGCAATCGCCAGCCCGGACAGCGTTCGCCAGACCCTGGCCGAGCGGGCCCGTGGTGGTCTCCACGCCAGGCGTATAGCCAATCTCCGGGTGACCCGGCGTTTTCGAATGCAGCTGACGGAAATTTTTCAGCTCTTCGATGGGCAGGTCGTAACCGGAAAGATGCAGCAGGCTGTACAGCAGCATCGAGGCGTGGCCGTTGGACAGAATAAAACGGTCACGGTCGTACCAGGCCGGGTTGGTCGGGTTATGTTTCAGGAAATCATTCCACAACACTTCCGCGATATCCGCCATTCCCATTGGCGCGCCGGGATGCCCCGAGTTGGCTTTTTGTACGGCGTCCATACTAAGTGCGCGAATGGCGTTAGCGAGCGCTTGTCGAGACATAGAGTTCTCCATACTGATAATGAGTAAAAAGCAATTGTGTCAGGGGCTGCTTCAGGATTGCGCAGCCAACAAGTCTTCCAGTTTGCGCTGGTCACTGGCGAATGAGCGGATCCCTTCGGCGAGTTTTTCTACCGCCATCGCGTCCTGATTGTGTTCCCAACGGAATTCCGCTTCGGTCATAGGGGGTTGGGCGTTTAAAGGTTTGCGGCGTCGGGATCAGTTTGCGTTGCACGGTTTCTTCGCTGGCCTGTAACTCTTTCAGCAGATCCGGGGAGATGGTCAGGCGGTCGCAGCCTGCCAGCGCCAGAATTTGCTCAGTGCGGCGGAAACTGGCACCCATCACGATGGTTTCATAGCGGTGCTGTTTGAAATAGTCATAGATATTACGCACCGATTTCACGCCCCGGATCTTCTTCCACCACATACGGGTCCATCGGTTTACGCGCCTGATACCAGTCATAAATGCGGCCTACAAACGGCGAAATCAGGAAAACGCCCGCTTCGGCGCAGGCGCGGGCCTGGGCGAAGGAGAACAGCAGGGTCAGGTTGCAGTGAATACCCTCTTTTTCCAGCTCTTCCGCTGCCCGGATCCCCTCCCAGGTGGAAGCCAGTTTGATCAAAATGCGCGATTTATCGATGCCTTGATCGGCATACAGCTCCACCAGACGGTGAGCTTTTTCTATACTTTTTTGCTTATCAAATGACAGACGGGCATCCACTTCGGTGGACACGCGTCCCGGAACACTTTTCAGAATTTCCGCGCCCACGTTGACCGCCAGTTTGTCGCAAGCCTCAGCGATTTGTTTTTCCTGGATACTGGCGCGAGATTTCCCGTAGCGTAATGCGTCTTCCACCAGCGGCTTGTAAGCCTCAAGCGACGCGGCTTTCAGTAACAGGGAAGGGTTAGTTGTGGCGTCTTCCGGTTGATAATGGCGAATGGACTCTATGTCGCCGCTGTCGGCCACGATAGTGGTGAATTGTTTAATACCTTCTAGTTGGTTCATGAAGTTTACTCCTTTTTATACAAATGCTTATCAGGGAACTTCCTGACGATCCCTTAAACAAGAAATGATGTGCATAACAAAAAAGCATAGCAGACAGGCATGGCATTGCCTGGCGTAGCAGGTAACATAGTCTCTATAAATTGCTAACAAACTTTGCCGTACATTGATGATATTTTGGCAACCTTCAAAGTTTGTTCGCTTTCAAGGGGCCATACTATGGCCCACTTAAAATGGCGCAGAATCTTTTGCCCATACGCCACTTCCCAGAACGAAAGGTAAAGGACCAGAAAAATGGATGAACAGTTGAAACAAAGTGCTCTCGATTTCCACGAGTTTCCGGTACCAGGGAAAATACAGGTTTCTCCAACGAAGCCACTCGCCACGCAGCGCGACCTGGCGCTGGCCTACTCCCCGGGCGTGGCAGCACCCTGTCTGGAAATTGAAAAGGACCCGCTGGCGGCTTTTAAATACACGGCGCGCGGTAACCTGGTGGCCGTTATTTCAAACGGTACCGCGGTACTGGGGCTGGGTAATATCGGCGCGCTTGCCGGTAAACCTGTAATGGAAGGAAAGGGCGTTCTGTTCAAGAAGTTTGCCGGTATCGACGTGTTTGATATTGAAGTCGATGAGCATGACCCGGATAAATTTATCAACGTTGTCGCGGCGCTGGAGCCGACGTTTGGCGGCATTAACCTTGAAGACATTAAAGCGCCGGAGTGTTTCTACATTGAGAAAACCCTGCGTGAGCGCATGAATATTCCTGTGTTCCACGACGATCAGCACGGCACGGCGATCATCAGTACCGCTGCTATTCTGAACGGCCTGCGGGTGGTGGAAAAAAATATCTCCGATATCCGTATGGTGGTGTCGGGGGCAGGTGCGGCGGCGATCGCCTGTATGAACCTGCTGGTGGCGCTGGGTATGCAGAAGCACAACATTGTGGTGTGCGACTCCAAAGGCGTGATTTACCAGGGGCGTGAGCCGAATATGGCGGAAACCAAAGCGGCTTACGCCGTGGTGGATAACGGCAAGCGTACGCTGGACGAAGTCATTGAAGGGGCAGATATTTTCCTCGGTTGCTCCGGCCCGAAAGTCCTGACGCCGGAAATGGTTAAAAAAATGGCGCGTGCGCCGATGATCTTAGCGCTGGCAAACCCGGAACCGGAAATCCTGCCGCCGCTGGCGAAAGAAGCGCGCCCGGATGCGATCATTTGCACTGGCCGCTCGGACTATCCGAACCAGGTTAACAACGTGCTGTGCTTCCCGTTCATCTTCCGTGGCGCACTGGATGTGGGCGCGACCGCCATCAACGAAGAGATGAAACTGGCGGCAGTACACGCCATCGCGGAACTGGCCCATGCGGAACAGAGCGAAGTCGTCGCCTCGGCCTACGGCGATCAGGATCTGAGCTTCGGCCCTGAATACATTATTCCGAAACCGTTCGACCCGCGTCTGATTGTGAAAATCGCCCCGGCTGTCGCGAAAGCGGCGATGGACTCTGGCGTGGCGACCCGTCCGATTGAAGATTTCGATGCATACATCGATAAACTCACCGAGTTTGTCTATAAAACCAACCTGTTTATGAAGCCGATTTTCTCCCAGGCGCGTAAAGATCCAAAACGCGTGGTGTTGACCGAAGGGGAAGATAACCGCGTGCTGCACGCCACGCAGGAGCTGATCACTCTGGGCCTGGCGAAGCCGATTCTGGTGGGCCGTCCGAGCGTTATCGAAATGCGCATTCAAAAACTGGGTCTGCAAATCAAGGCGGGCGTCGATTTCGAAATCGTCAACAATGAATCCGATCCGCGTTTCAAAGAGTACTGGAACGAGTACTACAACATCATGAAGCGCCGTGGCATCACCCAGGAGCAGGCGCAGAAAGCGGTTATCGG includes:
- the tktB_2 gene encoding transketolase II, producing MKVCSLAGTLGLGKLIGFTITTASLSTAKPKAGLAMIPRSALKAYHWHVIPDIDGHNPDAVKKAIEEAKAVTDKPSLIMCRTIIGFGSPNKAGKGRVSRRGTGRRGSGAGA
- the tktB_3 gene encoding transketolase; this translates as MSRQALANAIRALSMDAVQKANSGHPGAPMGMADIAEVLWNDFLKHNPTNPAWYDRDRFILSNGHASMLLYSLLHLSGYDLPIEELKNFRQLHSKTPGHPEIGYTPGVETTTGPLGQGLANAVRAGDC
- the talA_1 gene encoding transaldolase A, which codes for MWWKKIRGVKSVRNIYDYFKQHRYETIVMGASFRRTEQILALAGCDRLTISPDLLKELQASEETVQRKLIPTPQTFKRPTPYDRSGIPLGTQSGRDGGRKTRRRDPLIRQ
- the talA_2 gene encoding transaldolase A, which gives rise to MNQLEGIKQFTTIVADSGDIESIRHYQPEDATTNPSLLLKAASLEAYKPLVEDALRYGKSRASIQEKQIAEACDKLAVNVGAEILKSVPGRVSTEVDARLSFDKQKSIEKAHRLVELYADQGIDKSRILIKLASTWEGIRAAEELEKEGIHCNLTLLFSFAQARACAEAGVFLISPFVGRIYDWYQARKPMDPYVVEEDPGREIGA
- the maeB gene encoding NADP-dependent malic enzyme; translation: MDEQLKQSALDFHEFPVPGKIQVSPTKPLATQRDLALAYSPGVAAPCLEIEKDPLAAFKYTARGNLVAVISNGTAVLGLGNIGALAGKPVMEGKGVLFKKFAGIDVFDIEVDEHDPDKFINVVAALEPTFGGINLEDIKAPECFYIEKTLRERMNIPVFHDDQHGTAIISTAAILNGLRVVEKNISDIRMVVSGAGAAAIACMNLLVALGMQKHNIVVCDSKGVIYQGREPNMAETKAAYAVVDNGKRTLDEVIEGADIFLGCSGPKVLTPEMVKKMARAPMILALANPEPEILPPLAKEARPDAIICTGRSDYPNQVNNVLCFPFIFRGALDVGATAINEEMKLAAVHAIAELAHAEQSEVVASAYGDQDLSFGPEYIIPKPFDPRLIVKIAPAVAKAAMDSGVATRPIEDFDAYIDKLTEFVYKTNLFMKPIFSQARKDPKRVVLTEGEDNRVLHATQELITLGLAKPILVGRPSVIEMRIQKLGLQIKAGVDFEIVNNESDPRFKEYWNEYYNIMKRRGITQEQAQKAVIGNTTVIGAIMVHRGEADAMICGTIGDYHEHYSVVQEIFGYRDGVKAAGAMNALLLPSGNTFITDTYVNDDPTPEQLAEIAIMAAETVRRFGIEPRVALLSHSNFGSSNSPAATKMRQTLELVRERAPELMIDGEMHGDAALIESIRNERMPDSPLKGSANILVMPNVEAARISYNLLRVSSSEGVTVGPVLMGVAKPVHVLTQIASVRRIVNMVALAVVEARPILYNAV